Within Candidatus Edwardsbacteria bacterium, the genomic segment GCATCGCCCGCGGCTCGGTCAGCCTGACCGCCACCTACAACGGGGGCGAAGCCCCCGACCTGCCGGAGCTGGACCTCCGCAGCGCCGACCATTTTTACAAACTGCTCAACATCCTGCGCAAGCGCTATCGGATAAAGGACCCGGTGGAGCTGGAGGACCTCTGCCACTTCTCCGAGATATTCAGGAGCCGTCAGGCCCCGCTGTCGCAGGGCAGGGCCTGGTCCGGCCTGCAGTCCTGCCTGAAGAAGGCCCTGGACGATTTCGACCGCATGAGGATCCGCGAGGGCTCGGCCCTGGCGGCCGATCTCCGCAAGAACATCGCCGAGCTGAAAAAGAGCATTTCGTCCATCGAGAAGCTGGCCCCCTTGAGGATCCGGCAGTTCCGCGACAAGTTCGCCCAGCGCCTTAAAAAGATCTCCCAGGGAACGGCCCTGGACCCCCAGCGGCTGATGCAGGAGGCGGCGGTCTACGCCGACCGGTGCGACATCAGCGAGGAGTGCGTCCGCTTCGCCAGCCATATCAAGGCCTTCGAGGAATACCTGGACACCGCCCAGCCGGTGGGCCGGCGGTTGGACTTCCTGCTGCAGGAGATCAACCGCGAGGCCAACACCATCGGCTCCAAGGCCAACGACGACAAGATATCCCAGCTGGTGGTCCGGATAAAGGAGAACCTGGAGAAAATGAGGGAACAAGCCCAGAACGTGGAATAATATTTAGGGAAGGAATTTGCCATGAAGAAGATGTTCTTGTCAATGACCCTGGGCCTGGCGCTGGCCGCCGCCCTTAACGCCCAGAGCCTCGCCACCCAGATGGAGGTCCATATCTCCATGTCCACCCCGGAGCTGAACCTGTAC encodes:
- a CDS encoding YicC/YloC family endoribonuclease encodes the protein MIKSMTGYGRAESTLNGSRLTLEIRSVNNRFTDFGIRLPRAFASLEPEVKKFLQKRIARGSVSLTATYNGGEAPDLPELDLRSADHFYKLLNILRKRYRIKDPVELEDLCHFSEIFRSRQAPLSQGRAWSGLQSCLKKALDDFDRMRIREGSALAADLRKNIAELKKSISSIEKLAPLRIRQFRDKFAQRLKKISQGTALDPQRLMQEAAVYADRCDISEECVRFASHIKAFEEYLDTAQPVGRRLDFLLQEINREANTIGSKANDDKISQLVVRIKENLEKMREQAQNVE